In Arthrobacter sp. B3I4, the following proteins share a genomic window:
- a CDS encoding SDR family oxidoreductase: MTDQYTFRNPVTAYEQIEPPEQSQPEPGLDAKMTPKADLGEDSYRGTGRLEGRKALITGADSGIGAATAIAFAREGADVVMSYLPEEEEDATRIANLIEKAGRKAVKVPGDLKDSAMCRELVETAVRELGGLDILVNNAGKQVAQKALADIEDVQFDHTYKTNVYAMFWLTKEALPHLPAGSAIINTTSIQAYSPSETLVDYASTKGAINNFTKGLAQQLAPKGIRVNAVAPGPIWTPLQPSGGQPTEDLPEFGKETPLGRAGQPAELAPAYVFLASSESSYVIGETLNVNGGMPTP, encoded by the coding sequence ATGACTGACCAGTACACGTTCAGGAACCCCGTCACCGCCTACGAGCAGATCGAACCGCCCGAGCAGAGCCAGCCGGAACCCGGCCTGGACGCCAAGATGACACCCAAAGCGGACCTCGGCGAGGACAGCTACCGCGGCACCGGCCGGCTCGAGGGCCGCAAGGCGCTTATCACCGGCGCGGACTCCGGGATCGGCGCCGCAACGGCGATCGCGTTCGCCCGGGAGGGTGCCGACGTCGTGATGTCCTACCTGCCGGAGGAGGAAGAGGATGCCACCCGGATCGCCAACCTGATCGAGAAGGCGGGCCGCAAAGCCGTCAAGGTCCCCGGCGATCTCAAGGATTCGGCCATGTGCCGTGAGCTCGTGGAGACCGCGGTGCGCGAACTCGGCGGCCTCGACATCTTGGTCAACAATGCCGGCAAACAGGTCGCGCAGAAGGCCCTCGCCGACATTGAGGACGTCCAGTTCGACCACACGTACAAGACCAACGTCTACGCGATGTTTTGGCTGACCAAGGAAGCCCTGCCGCACCTGCCGGCCGGGTCCGCGATCATCAACACCACCTCCATCCAGGCGTACAGCCCGTCGGAGACGCTGGTGGATTACGCCTCCACCAAGGGCGCGATCAACAACTTCACCAAGGGTCTGGCCCAGCAGTTGGCCCCCAAGGGCATCCGCGTCAACGCAGTGGCCCCCGGCCCGATCTGGACCCCGCTGCAGCCCAGCGGCGGCCAGCCCACCGAGGACCTGCCGGAGTTCGGCAAGGAAACCCCGCTGGGCCGCGCCGGGCAGCCGGCCGAACTCGCCCCGGCGTACGTGTTCCTCGCGTCGTCCGAGTCCAGCTACGTAATTGGCGAGACGCTGAACGTCAACGGCGGCATGCCGACGCCGTAA
- a CDS encoding AmiS/UreI family transporter: MSYICLILSGAALLINGLGLLGRIPARDSGVFNIVIGLLQLLLAVFLAAAAGGDGGLLLGAAGIVLFGITYLYVGLNAVLSLESAGVGWFCALVAVLAVFYSAANFGTDPFLSVLWLSWAVLWFLFFLILAGGRSSLSAFTGWAVLLTGQLTTTVPALLGLSGAWPAGWLPAVAAAVVIAAAFTAALVLSRSAGSRTAADAETAPAAIEPVPA, encoded by the coding sequence ATGTCATATATCTGCCTGATCCTTTCCGGAGCCGCTCTCCTGATCAACGGCCTGGGCCTTCTGGGCCGTATCCCGGCCCGGGACAGCGGCGTCTTCAACATCGTCATCGGCCTGTTGCAGCTGCTGCTGGCCGTGTTCCTCGCTGCTGCCGCCGGCGGCGACGGCGGCCTCCTGCTGGGAGCTGCTGGCATCGTGCTTTTCGGCATCACCTACCTCTACGTCGGGCTGAACGCCGTGCTCAGCCTGGAGTCGGCCGGGGTGGGCTGGTTCTGCGCCCTGGTTGCCGTGCTGGCCGTCTTTTACTCCGCTGCCAACTTCGGCACAGATCCCTTCTTGTCGGTGCTCTGGCTGAGCTGGGCGGTCCTGTGGTTCCTGTTCTTCCTGATCCTGGCCGGCGGAAGGTCCTCGCTCTCGGCGTTCACCGGCTGGGCGGTCCTGCTTACCGGCCAACTCACGACGACGGTACCGGCCCTGCTGGGGCTTTCCGGCGCGTGGCCGGCCGGGTGGCTCCCGGCGGTGGCCGCCGCCGTCGTCATCGCCGCCGCGTTCACTGCGGCCCTGGTCCTCAGCCGGTCCGCCGGTTCGCGGACCGCCGCGGACGCCGAGACCGCCCCAGCCGCCATCGAACCCGTTCCAGCGTAG
- a CDS encoding acyl-CoA dehydrogenase family protein — MSSVTTAVPEADYQTLANLFRPIFARIAEGASAREQDHQLPFAEIKELTAAGFGALRVPVADGGFGASLPQLFRLLTELAAADSNIPQALRGHFAFVEDRLVSTGAQRAVWLERFVKGEIAGNSWTEVGTVKIGDVITKVSPDPGSSTGGFRISGTKYYSTGSIFADWIDTFAQRTDNNVKVIAVVNAHQPGVTHSDDWDGFGQRTTGSGTSTFTDAAVEAGNVIDFDTRFKYQTAFYQAVLLAVLAGSIKAAEREIAVEVRNRTRIFSHGNADSFAADSQILQVVGQVSAKAYAAEATLERAARALQGAYDGAFLGDLEEEERLNDLAELETAQAQIILTELATRATSDIFDALAASGTSTKKNLDRHWRNARTAASHNPWVFKARIVGDYAVNGTTPPRVWSIGAGPKAASAK, encoded by the coding sequence ATGTCATCAGTGACCACCGCCGTCCCCGAAGCCGACTACCAGACCCTCGCCAACCTGTTCCGTCCCATCTTCGCCCGCATCGCCGAAGGGGCCAGCGCCCGCGAGCAGGACCACCAGCTGCCGTTTGCCGAAATCAAGGAACTCACCGCGGCAGGCTTCGGCGCCCTCCGCGTTCCCGTGGCCGACGGCGGGTTCGGAGCGTCCCTGCCGCAGCTCTTCCGCCTGCTCACCGAACTCGCGGCCGCCGATTCCAACATCCCGCAGGCCCTGCGGGGGCACTTCGCCTTCGTCGAGGACCGGCTGGTCTCCACCGGAGCCCAGCGTGCCGTGTGGCTGGAACGCTTCGTCAAAGGCGAGATCGCGGGCAACTCGTGGACCGAGGTGGGCACCGTCAAGATCGGCGACGTGATCACCAAGGTCAGCCCCGATCCCGGCAGCAGCACCGGCGGATTCCGGATCAGCGGCACGAAGTACTACTCCACGGGCAGCATCTTCGCGGACTGGATCGACACGTTCGCCCAGCGCACCGACAACAATGTCAAGGTGATCGCCGTCGTCAATGCCCACCAGCCGGGCGTCACACACTCGGACGACTGGGACGGCTTCGGGCAGCGCACAACCGGATCGGGCACCAGCACGTTCACGGACGCCGCTGTTGAGGCCGGGAACGTCATCGATTTCGACACCCGCTTCAAGTACCAGACGGCGTTCTACCAGGCCGTGCTCTTGGCCGTGCTGGCCGGAAGCATCAAGGCCGCCGAGCGGGAGATCGCCGTCGAGGTCCGCAACCGGACCCGGATTTTCTCCCATGGCAACGCCGACTCTTTCGCTGCCGACTCGCAGATCCTGCAGGTGGTGGGCCAGGTCTCGGCCAAGGCCTACGCGGCTGAAGCCACCTTGGAGCGAGCCGCCCGGGCGCTGCAGGGAGCGTACGACGGCGCGTTCCTGGGCGACCTGGAAGAGGAAGAGCGCCTCAACGACCTGGCCGAACTGGAAACCGCCCAGGCTCAGATCATTCTGACGGAACTCGCCACCCGGGCCACCTCGGACATCTTCGACGCCCTCGCCGCTTCCGGCACCAGCACCAAGAAGAACTTGGACCGGCACTGGCGCAACGCCCGCACAGCCGCGAGCCACAACCCTTGGGTCTTCAAGGCCCGGATCGTGGGCGACTACGCCGTGAACGGCACCACTCCGCCGCGCGTCTGGTCCATTGGTGCCGGTCCCAAGGCCGCCAGCGCAAAGTAG
- a CDS encoding cold-shock protein: MATGTVKWFNAEKGFGFISPDDSSQDVFAHYSAIASSGFRSLEENQKVSFETEQGPKGPQAVNIQSL, from the coding sequence ATGGCTACTGGTACCGTCAAATGGTTTAACGCTGAAAAGGGCTTCGGCTTCATTTCCCCCGATGACTCCTCGCAGGACGTTTTCGCTCACTACTCCGCGATCGCTTCCTCCGGCTTCCGCTCCCTCGAAGAGAACCAGAAGGTCTCCTTCGAAACCGAGCAGGGCCCCAAGGGTCCCCAGGCCGTCAACATCCAGTCCCTCTAA
- a CDS encoding acyltransferase, which yields MPKQPGTRVTQLDGLRGIAALVVVACHLLSVFPAIGRVVSDDRSAALSSAGMWAVFSPLHLLWNGTPAVHVFFVLSGFVLILPFTKARAGGNWAPYYAKRLLRLYLPAWASLAMAVALIALIPRTASPLQSPWADMYVTTPNTGQVAKDALLFLSASTINTPLWTLKWEVLFSLLLPLYVLLALRWRRFWLLKLGLVLGLAGLGAVQHVDWLIYLPIFAVGAILGVERTRIRDLTRVWPRFVWVPVTAVGLGLANAEWLSPAMPVKGVEALVTVGATLLVLVFLLTAQAKKLGDTAVVQWLGRISFSLYLVHLPIILAGVTLLRSVSLPLALAVSGAASFAAAVLFYRFVERPAQRLSVAAGRAVERRVGARAERSAGPEVAPTTGAPSSSVNDTSDDGGPSRDHSYGTGSTTREHAEPRRPRQAVSR from the coding sequence ATGCCGAAGCAGCCTGGAACCCGAGTCACGCAGCTGGATGGCCTCCGCGGGATCGCCGCCCTGGTGGTGGTCGCCTGCCATCTGCTCTCCGTCTTCCCCGCGATCGGGCGTGTGGTTTCCGACGACCGGTCCGCAGCCCTCAGCAGCGCCGGAATGTGGGCGGTGTTCTCTCCGCTGCACCTGCTCTGGAACGGCACTCCGGCGGTCCATGTGTTCTTTGTGCTGTCTGGTTTTGTCCTTATCCTGCCGTTTACGAAGGCCCGCGCCGGAGGGAACTGGGCGCCGTACTACGCCAAGCGTCTGCTCCGGCTCTACCTGCCGGCGTGGGCGTCCCTGGCCATGGCGGTCGCGCTGATCGCTCTCATTCCGCGCACGGCATCACCGCTGCAGAGCCCGTGGGCGGACATGTACGTGACCACACCGAACACGGGCCAGGTTGCGAAGGACGCGCTGCTGTTCTTGAGCGCGAGCACCATCAATACCCCGCTCTGGACTTTGAAGTGGGAGGTGCTGTTCTCCCTGTTGCTTCCGCTCTACGTTCTGCTCGCGCTCCGCTGGCGGCGGTTCTGGCTCCTCAAACTCGGACTCGTCCTGGGTCTGGCCGGCCTGGGTGCAGTCCAGCACGTGGACTGGCTGATCTACCTGCCGATCTTTGCGGTCGGCGCGATCCTCGGCGTGGAGCGGACCCGGATCCGCGACCTCACCCGGGTCTGGCCGCGGTTCGTCTGGGTGCCCGTCACCGCCGTCGGCCTGGGCCTGGCCAACGCGGAATGGCTTAGCCCTGCGATGCCGGTCAAGGGCGTCGAAGCGCTCGTAACCGTCGGCGCGACACTGCTCGTCCTGGTGTTCCTCCTCACGGCTCAGGCGAAGAAGCTCGGCGACACCGCCGTCGTGCAGTGGCTGGGCCGGATCTCCTTCAGTCTCTACTTGGTGCACCTGCCCATCATTCTGGCCGGCGTCACCCTGCTGCGGTCAGTTTCCCTGCCGCTGGCGCTCGCTGTCTCCGGGGCAGCCTCGTTCGCAGCCGCTGTGTTGTTCTACCGTTTCGTGGAGCGCCCGGCGCAGCGGCTGTCCGTCGCCGCCGGACGGGCTGTCGAGCGTAGGGTCGGTGCTCGTGCGGAGCGCTCGGCGGGACCGGAGGTTGCCCCCACGACGGGCGCGCCGTCGTCGTCCGTCAATGACACCAGCGACGACGGCGGCCCTTCGCGCGACCACTCTTATGGCACGGGGTCGACCACGCGCGAACACGCTGAGCCCCGCCGGCCCCGGCAGGCGGTCTCCCGTTAG
- a CDS encoding NAD(P)/FAD-dependent oxidoreductase: MKAVVVGAGIAGLVAARQLGLAGWDVEILEKSATPRPDGYMMDFFGPGVGARKRLASTRGSLPWRTTSRRPSMSIRQDAPGRVSTTTGLPGLPAGRS, translated from the coding sequence ATGAAGGCTGTGGTGGTGGGCGCGGGCATTGCGGGTCTGGTTGCGGCCCGCCAACTTGGTCTGGCCGGCTGGGACGTGGAGATCCTAGAGAAGTCCGCCACTCCCCGGCCCGATGGTTACATGATGGACTTCTTCGGCCCGGGAGTGGGGGCGCGGAAAAGATTGGCCTCTACCCGCGGCTCGCTTCCGTGGCGTACCACGTCGAGGCGGCCGAGTATGTCGATCCGGCAGGACGCCCCAGGGCGAGTCTCGACTACGACCGGTTTGCCCGGCTTGCCGGCGGGAAGGTCTTGA
- a CDS encoding FAD-dependent monooxygenase, which translates to MRVRYGAPVSHVASGDDGVRVAVAGAHAVTLAADVLIGADGIHSTVRTEVFGPEEEYLRPLGMRAAAFIVTEPDLNRRFRNRFILTDSIHRTAGLYSLRSDEMAAFMVYREDPGETPPERSETTRERLRREFVGLGQAIDRLLELCPEHPYDDVVAQIVMPDWHKGRTVLVGDACGAVSLLAGQGGSLAIAGAALLGDILGPAASPEGIVPALTEFQRRFRPVVEEAQAAGRRAASSFLPANRTQRFLRRWIIRASHAPGIDRLVARQIVGRIAK; encoded by the coding sequence ATACGGGTCCGCTACGGGGCGCCGGTATCCCACGTAGCAAGCGGTGACGACGGCGTGCGGGTCGCCGTTGCGGGCGCGCACGCAGTGACGCTGGCCGCGGACGTCCTCATCGGCGCTGACGGTATCCACTCCACCGTGCGAACCGAGGTGTTCGGCCCCGAAGAGGAGTACCTGCGCCCCCTGGGTATGCGGGCCGCGGCGTTCATCGTGACGGAACCGGACCTGAACCGGCGGTTCCGGAACCGGTTCATCCTCACCGACAGCATCCACCGGACAGCCGGACTCTACAGCCTCCGATCGGACGAAATGGCGGCCTTCATGGTCTACCGGGAGGACCCGGGTGAAACACCGCCCGAGCGGTCTGAGACGACGCGGGAACGGCTGCGCCGGGAGTTCGTCGGACTCGGACAGGCCATCGACCGGCTGCTGGAACTGTGCCCCGAGCACCCGTACGACGACGTTGTCGCTCAGATTGTCATGCCGGACTGGCACAAGGGGCGAACCGTTCTCGTGGGGGACGCCTGCGGGGCCGTGTCGCTCCTCGCGGGCCAGGGCGGCTCGCTCGCCATCGCCGGCGCCGCGCTCCTGGGTGACATCCTTGGGCCCGCGGCCTCGCCCGAGGGGATTGTGCCAGCCCTTACCGAATTCCAGCGGCGATTCAGACCCGTGGTCGAGGAGGCCCAGGCCGCCGGGAGGCGCGCCGCCTCGTCATTCCTGCCCGCCAACCGGACCCAGCGCTTCCTGCGCCGGTGGATCATACGCGCCAGCCATGCGCCGGGC